In one window of Prosthecobacter fusiformis DNA:
- a CDS encoding sugar-binding protein has translation MTAENAPLPRFQVHRRDPSNVNWNQATWIEDFQFPWEATPPPSTKFCAQWSHDSLHFCFRCVDKDLVLGEGETLKERVLGSDRVEVFFAPDLTLDPYYAFEISPRGEALAYRAKHYRQFDWEWSCPELKVEAQVEAQTYSVQGTLPMSVLRDLNILKPGATEFYAGVFRAEFSHKPDGSIHSGWMPWVNPQTERPDFHVPSAFGVFELVG, from the coding sequence ATGACCGCTGAAAATGCTCCGCTTCCCAGATTTCAAGTCCATCGTCGTGATCCCTCCAATGTTAATTGGAACCAGGCAACCTGGATCGAAGATTTCCAGTTCCCCTGGGAAGCCACTCCGCCGCCCAGCACAAAATTCTGTGCACAATGGAGTCATGATTCCTTGCATTTCTGCTTTCGCTGCGTGGATAAAGATCTGGTTCTCGGCGAAGGTGAAACCTTAAAGGAGCGAGTGCTCGGCTCGGATCGCGTGGAAGTCTTTTTTGCTCCCGATCTCACCCTTGACCCCTACTACGCCTTTGAAATAAGCCCGCGTGGTGAAGCCTTGGCTTATCGAGCCAAACACTACCGTCAGTTTGACTGGGAATGGAGCTGTCCAGAACTCAAGGTCGAAGCTCAGGTTGAAGCCCAGACCTATTCAGTCCAGGGCACGCTACCAATGTCCGTTTTACGTGATCTGAACATCCTCAAACCCGGAGCCACCGAGTTCTACGCCGGTGTCTTCCGCGCCGAGTTTTCTCACAAGCCCGATGGCAGCATTCACTCTGGATGGATGCCGTGGGTGAATCCACAGACCGAACGCCCGGACTTCCACGTTCCCTCCGCATTCGGTGTTTTTGAACTGGTCGGTTGA
- a CDS encoding right-handed parallel beta-helix repeat-containing protein, whose amino-acid sequence MKLLLIALLSLVVVTFSQGETVVVHNAKELKTGLPILKPGMVLKIAGGEYPGGHHVVGIERLTIEALDEKDPPHFKGGSTGWQFSRCSGLTLRHLHISGQSQNGLNLDDGGLLEKPVDGIVIEKVHISDIGPQGNFDGIKCSGLEGLTIRDCTLSGWGGQGIDFVGCHKSLITGCRFIGKPGFSASAGIQLKGGTSEVTVEKCLFKNGGARPINIGGSTGLAYFRPQGAKHEARQITVRDNVIEGSQCAAAFVGVDGAEFSGNTLLYPEKWIFRILQETTQPGFVPCRDVVIRDNRIVFRRAQVQVDINIGPGAAPETFRFENNRWFAEDNPQASIPKLPVEEVNGDYGKDPR is encoded by the coding sequence ATGAAACTGCTCCTTATCGCTTTGCTCAGCCTGGTGGTGGTGACATTCAGCCAGGGAGAAACAGTGGTTGTACACAATGCAAAGGAGCTTAAGACGGGGCTCCCGATTTTAAAACCGGGGATGGTTCTAAAAATCGCCGGTGGAGAATACCCTGGCGGCCATCATGTGGTGGGTATCGAACGACTGACCATCGAGGCATTGGATGAAAAGGATCCTCCTCATTTCAAAGGTGGCTCAACCGGCTGGCAATTTTCCCGCTGCAGTGGCCTGACACTGCGGCATCTACACATCAGTGGACAGTCGCAAAACGGCCTTAACCTAGATGATGGAGGCCTCCTGGAGAAACCGGTGGATGGCATCGTGATCGAGAAGGTGCACATCAGCGACATTGGTCCGCAGGGTAATTTTGATGGCATCAAGTGCTCGGGTCTTGAAGGGCTGACGATTCGTGATTGTACCCTTTCTGGCTGGGGTGGACAGGGGATCGATTTTGTGGGCTGTCATAAGTCATTGATCACGGGTTGTCGCTTCATCGGGAAACCGGGTTTTTCAGCGAGTGCGGGCATTCAGCTCAAAGGCGGCACCTCCGAAGTGACTGTGGAAAAATGCCTTTTTAAAAATGGCGGTGCGCGGCCCATCAATATTGGAGGGTCCACCGGGCTGGCCTACTTTCGGCCGCAGGGTGCCAAGCATGAGGCAAGGCAGATCACCGTGCGGGACAATGTTATCGAAGGAAGCCAGTGTGCAGCGGCTTTTGTGGGTGTGGATGGAGCTGAATTCAGCGGGAATACGCTCCTGTATCCTGAGAAATGGATCTTCCGCATCCTCCAAGAAACGACCCAGCCAGGCTTCGTGCCATGCAGGGATGTGGTCATCCGGGATAACCGCATCGTATTCCGCCGCGCCCAGGTGCAGGTAGATATTAATATTGGGCCTGGTGCGGCCCCGGAGACGTTTCGCTTTGAAAACAATCGTTGGTTTGCCGAGGACAATCCCCAGGCATCCATACCCAAACTGCCGGTGGAGGAGGTGAATGGTGACTATGGTAAGGACCCGCGATAA
- the trpS gene encoding tryptophan--tRNA ligase, with translation MRILSGLQPSGRLHIGNYFGMMEAALKLQHEGEAFYFIADYHSLTSIHDGKALRSNVRDLAIDFLACGLDPEKCVFFRQSDVPEHTELSWILSTVTPMGLLERCHSYKDKVANGISASHGLFAYPVLMAADILIYDADVVPVGRDQKQHVEVTRDIAIKMNETFGQGLLKLPNPRIREETAVVLGTDGRKMSKSYGNTIQLFEEPAKLKKAIMSIPTDSTPVESPKPVEGSSILALYQLVASPADYEAMVADFEAGGKGYGDFKKRLLQGITDYFAPFREKRAELVANPEYVNKVLAEGAEKARAVARKTLERVRQAVGLGD, from the coding sequence ATGCGTATCCTTTCCGGCCTCCAACCCAGCGGACGTCTCCACATCGGCAATTATTTTGGCATGATGGAGGCAGCGCTGAAGCTGCAACATGAAGGTGAGGCCTTCTACTTCATTGCTGATTATCACTCCCTCACCAGCATTCACGATGGCAAGGCCCTGCGCAGCAACGTCCGCGATCTCGCCATTGATTTCCTGGCCTGCGGTCTCGACCCCGAAAAATGCGTCTTCTTCCGCCAGAGTGATGTGCCAGAGCACACCGAGCTTTCATGGATCCTCAGCACCGTCACGCCTATGGGCCTGTTGGAGCGCTGCCACAGCTACAAAGACAAGGTGGCCAATGGCATCAGCGCCAGCCACGGCCTCTTTGCTTATCCCGTCCTTATGGCGGCAGATATCCTCATCTACGATGCCGACGTCGTCCCTGTGGGCCGCGACCAGAAACAGCATGTCGAGGTCACTCGCGACATCGCCATCAAGATGAATGAGACCTTCGGCCAGGGCCTGCTAAAGCTGCCAAATCCCCGCATCCGCGAGGAAACCGCTGTCGTCCTCGGAACCGATGGCCGCAAGATGAGCAAGAGCTATGGCAACACCATCCAGCTCTTCGAAGAGCCTGCTAAGCTCAAAAAGGCCATCATGAGCATCCCCACGGACTCCACCCCGGTGGAGTCTCCCAAACCCGTCGAAGGCAGCAGCATCCTTGCCCTCTATCAACTCGTCGCCTCCCCGGCCGATTATGAAGCCATGGTGGCTGATTTCGAGGCAGGCGGTAAAGGCTATGGCGACTTCAAAAAGCGTCTCCTCCAGGGCATCACCGATTACTTCGCCCCCTTCCGCGAGAAGCGCGCCGAGCTCGTCGCCAATCCCGAGTATGTAAACAAAGTCCTCGCCGAAGGCGCTGAAAAAGCCCGCGCCGTCGCCCGCAAAACCCTGGAGCGCGTCCGTCAGGCCGTCGGTCTCGGAGACTGA
- a CDS encoding class I SAM-dependent methyltransferase, translated as MTNGYELLDSGNFQKLERFGDVVLSRPCAQAVWRQTLPPNTWQKATASFFRDGGNQWRGRDRLPTTWDIGVDGTRFQLSSTDFGHLGIFPEQRDQWKRIREACAAYPKKHNRAARVLNLFAYSGGSTLAAGLGGAEVCHVDASKGMVDWARKNATLNGLDEKPIRWIVDDVTKFLEREHRRERTYDLIILDPPSYGRGAKGEIFKIENDLPPLLSLIGKLMSPQPLGVLLSCHTPELTPISLHHLLAQQFGQSGGSLEQGEMQLRGASDVLPVPSGSYCWWLK; from the coding sequence ATGACAAACGGCTACGAACTCCTCGACAGCGGCAACTTTCAAAAGCTGGAACGCTTTGGTGACGTCGTCCTCTCCCGCCCCTGTGCGCAAGCCGTGTGGCGTCAGACGCTGCCTCCTAACACCTGGCAAAAGGCCACCGCCAGCTTCTTCCGTGACGGTGGCAACCAGTGGCGCGGCCGTGACCGCCTGCCCACCACCTGGGACATCGGCGTAGACGGCACCCGCTTCCAGCTCAGCAGCACAGACTTTGGCCACCTCGGCATCTTTCCGGAGCAGCGGGACCAGTGGAAACGCATCCGTGAAGCCTGCGCCGCCTACCCCAAAAAGCACAACCGCGCAGCGCGCGTACTGAACCTCTTCGCTTACTCCGGCGGCAGCACCCTCGCCGCCGGCCTTGGCGGTGCGGAGGTCTGCCATGTGGATGCCTCCAAAGGCATGGTGGACTGGGCACGCAAAAACGCCACCCTCAATGGCCTGGATGAAAAACCCATCCGCTGGATCGTCGATGACGTCACTAAATTCCTTGAGCGTGAGCACCGCCGCGAGCGCACATACGACCTCATCATCCTCGATCCTCCCAGCTACGGTCGCGGTGCCAAAGGGGAGATTTTCAAGATCGAAAACGACCTGCCGCCGCTGCTCTCCCTCATTGGCAAGCTGATGTCCCCCCAGCCGTTAGGCGTGTTGCTTTCCTGCCACACCCCAGAGCTGACCCCCATCTCTCTGCATCATTTGTTAGCCCAGCAGTTTGGCCAGTCGGGCGGCAGCCTGGAGCAGGGTGAAATGCAGCTCCGTGGCGCTTCCGATGTCCTCCCCGTCCCCAGCGGCAGCTACTGCTGGTGGCTGAAATGA
- a CDS encoding YheT family hydrolase, which yields MPVITSSYQAPRFLRNGHVQTVLPTFLPRARPPQPKHQRLELDDGDFLDLRWYHAGNKRLAILSHGLEGSAEAIYIRSMSAALLHAGWNVLAWNFRGCGGVANRLPRSYHSGESNDLRSVIDHASDAYPQIALVGFSLGGNITLKCIGEAPPHPHIVAAVAVSAPVDLASSARVLDERTDNRIYLKRFLNTLVLKIEAKARLFPKNFDIKGIRAIRTIKEFDDRFTAPMHGFLDADDYWERASSLPHLAKIKVPSLLLNALNDPLLTTPSFPQELAFHSASLHLETPSYGGHVGFLDYRLRGWHERRVVDFINAASAA from the coding sequence ATGCCCGTCATTACTTCCAGTTACCAGGCTCCCCGTTTCCTGCGTAACGGCCACGTGCAGACCGTCCTGCCCACCTTCCTCCCCCGCGCCCGGCCCCCACAGCCAAAGCATCAGCGCCTGGAATTGGACGACGGCGATTTTCTGGACCTGCGCTGGTACCATGCTGGAAACAAGCGCCTCGCCATCCTCTCCCACGGGCTGGAAGGCTCTGCCGAAGCCATCTACATTCGCAGCATGAGCGCCGCACTGCTTCACGCAGGATGGAACGTCCTGGCGTGGAATTTCCGGGGCTGTGGTGGCGTTGCCAACCGCCTGCCGCGCTCCTATCACAGTGGTGAATCCAATGACCTTCGCAGCGTCATTGACCATGCCTCAGACGCCTATCCGCAGATCGCTCTCGTTGGTTTCAGCCTCGGTGGAAACATCACCCTCAAATGCATCGGCGAAGCCCCGCCCCATCCCCACATCGTCGCCGCCGTCGCCGTTTCCGCACCTGTGGATCTCGCCTCCAGCGCCCGTGTTTTGGATGAGCGTACGGACAACCGCATCTACCTCAAACGGTTCCTCAATACCCTCGTCCTCAAGATCGAAGCCAAAGCGCGTCTGTTCCCCAAAAACTTCGATATCAAGGGCATTCGCGCCATCCGCACCATCAAGGAGTTTGATGACCGTTTCACCGCCCCCATGCACGGCTTTCTGGATGCGGATGATTACTGGGAGCGCGCCAGCTCCCTGCCACATCTGGCCAAAATCAAGGTCCCATCCTTGCTGCTGAATGCCCTCAACGATCCCCTGCTGACCACCCCTTCCTTCCCTCAGGAGCTGGCCTTTCACAGCGCCAGCCTGCATCTGGAAACCCCCTCGTATGGAGGCCATGTCGGCTTCCTGGATTATCGCCTGCGCGGCTGGCATGAGCGCCGCGTGGTGGATTTCATCAACGCCGCCTCCGCCGCATGA
- a CDS encoding alpha/beta hydrolase, giving the protein MTTLFVSLLALSLIPALSAAETKPAVKKPVPAGPKWQKLTPQTPAGYTLKTLEVAKYPEHTVELYVYVPDAEGTWPCILDIHGGGWQKRQVEADKPMMERLAQRGFVTALVSYRLSTEAKYPAAIHDCKAALRCLRAHAKELKIDPERIGCMGGSAGGHLSGLTAMTSGLPEFEGEGPFKDQSSEVKAAIVLAATQDLVTSNVGKKSEGAILFFGGTLEEKPDVYKAASPITHVRAGVPPTIFIEGEKDTLKIGRAEMMEKLKALGIETDVHTLKYAPHPFWMSDPWCAETVEIAAVFFKKHLGEPVMK; this is encoded by the coding sequence ATGACAACCCTTTTTGTCTCTCTCCTGGCACTGAGCCTCATCCCGGCGCTGTCTGCGGCTGAAACTAAGCCAGCGGTCAAAAAACCGGTGCCAGCGGGTCCAAAGTGGCAGAAGCTGACTCCACAAACGCCGGCGGGATATACCCTGAAGACGCTGGAGGTGGCGAAGTATCCGGAGCATACGGTGGAGCTATACGTCTATGTGCCGGATGCGGAGGGGACCTGGCCGTGCATCCTGGACATCCACGGCGGTGGCTGGCAGAAGCGACAGGTGGAGGCAGACAAGCCGATGATGGAGCGGCTGGCGCAGCGTGGCTTTGTGACGGCTCTGGTGAGCTACCGCCTTTCCACGGAGGCCAAGTATCCGGCGGCGATCCATGACTGCAAGGCGGCACTGCGCTGCCTGCGTGCTCATGCTAAAGAGCTCAAGATTGATCCTGAGCGCATCGGCTGCATGGGTGGCTCGGCAGGTGGGCACCTGTCCGGTCTGACGGCGATGACCAGCGGGCTGCCGGAGTTTGAAGGCGAGGGGCCTTTTAAAGACCAGTCCAGTGAAGTGAAGGCGGCCATTGTTTTGGCGGCGACGCAGGATCTGGTGACCTCCAACGTGGGCAAGAAGAGTGAAGGTGCCATCCTGTTTTTCGGCGGTACTTTGGAAGAGAAGCCAGATGTGTACAAAGCGGCCTCCCCCATTACGCATGTGCGTGCAGGTGTGCCACCGACGATCTTCATTGAAGGTGAAAAGGATACGCTGAAAATCGGCCGGGCGGAGATGATGGAGAAGCTGAAAGCCCTGGGCATCGAAACCGACGTCCATACGCTGAAATATGCACCCCATCCTTTCTGGATGAGTGATCCGTGGTGTGCAGAGACGGTGGAGATCGCGGCCGTGTTCTTCAAGAAGCATCTGGGTGAGCCGGTGATGAAGTAG
- a CDS encoding GNAT family N-acetyltransferase: protein MSYSEFDSESEPEQPLSLLLQAIAPKLMLCRIREFEPEDLEACVEIYRSNAPDYLSEEGLEAYIEFLALGTSYYLVIEHDGEIVACGGLELIGDSDTATLVHGMVHGEYHRQGFGTTLLAARLALLECEVRPQEVWVNTTAATLPFYGRFGFAYHSSSGKRPGADEGRASVWMSVDDQDIEDIRYALEERGIKIFLNDPNEDDTEEEE from the coding sequence ATGTCCTACAGCGAATTTGATTCCGAATCTGAGCCTGAGCAGCCGCTTTCCCTTCTGCTACAAGCGATTGCGCCGAAGCTGATGCTTTGCCGCATCCGCGAATTCGAGCCGGAAGATCTAGAAGCCTGTGTGGAAATCTACCGGTCAAATGCGCCGGATTATCTGAGTGAGGAGGGCCTGGAGGCGTATATCGAGTTCCTGGCATTAGGAACTTCATACTATTTGGTCATCGAGCATGATGGTGAAATTGTGGCTTGTGGCGGGCTGGAATTGATCGGTGATTCCGACACTGCGACGCTGGTCCATGGCATGGTGCATGGGGAATATCACCGGCAGGGATTTGGCACGACGCTGCTGGCCGCGCGCCTCGCGCTGCTGGAGTGTGAGGTGCGGCCGCAGGAGGTGTGGGTGAACACCACAGCGGCCACGCTGCCCTTTTACGGGCGGTTCGGCTTTGCCTATCACTCTTCCTCCGGGAAGCGGCCTGGTGCAGATGAGGGGCGGGCCAGTGTGTGGATGAGTGTGGATGACCAGGACATTGAAGACATCCGCTATGCGCTGGAGGAACGAGGCATCAAGATTTTCCTGAATGATCCCAATGAGGATGATACGGAGGAGGAAGAATAA
- a CDS encoding PQQ-binding-like beta-propeller repeat protein, with amino-acid sequence MSFTFRFQLSTLAFAAALAAQPATTPVFWPDKNGPTFDGVVPVAEAEKLPLKWNSETGENIVWKVDLEDDGHSSPVIGGDRIWFTSATTDGKKQFVYGIDRHTGKVVHHELVFENAEPEGLGNPLNNYAAPSPVLEADALYVHFGTYGTARIDPLTGKKVWERRDINARHYRGPGSSPIIHQDLLILTFDGIDQQYVTALNKKTGETVWKTNRTTDYGDLDAEGHPTREGDMRKAYHTPSVFDLGGVQTLVSVGSRAAFGYAVDTGKELWTIRHGGFNAAIRPLIYQKVLILNTGSERAHTIGVKIDEQMKGDITESHVLWDREKRNASEACPVLVNGLLFQITRGGIVTCMNPLTGEDVWEERLSGQHLPSPIAAGDRLYFSNDRGDTRVLDAGPAFKILAENVLPDAMTAAPAVAEGALFIRTKKQLFKIAQH; translated from the coding sequence ATGTCTTTCACTTTTCGTTTTCAGCTTTCCACGCTTGCCTTTGCGGCGGCTCTTGCGGCGCAGCCTGCTACGACTCCGGTTTTTTGGCCGGATAAAAATGGGCCGACCTTTGATGGGGTGGTGCCTGTGGCGGAGGCGGAGAAGCTGCCGCTGAAGTGGAATTCAGAGACGGGTGAGAACATTGTGTGGAAGGTGGACCTGGAAGATGATGGGCATAGTTCACCTGTCATCGGGGGGGATAGGATCTGGTTTACCTCGGCGACGACGGATGGGAAGAAGCAGTTTGTTTATGGCATCGACCGGCACACGGGCAAGGTGGTGCATCATGAGCTGGTCTTTGAGAATGCGGAACCGGAAGGGCTGGGCAATCCGCTGAACAATTATGCGGCACCATCGCCAGTGCTGGAGGCGGATGCGCTGTATGTGCACTTCGGCACGTATGGCACGGCAAGGATCGATCCGCTGACGGGCAAGAAGGTCTGGGAGCGGCGGGACATCAATGCCCGGCATTATCGCGGGCCGGGGTCCTCCCCGATCATTCATCAGGATCTGCTGATCCTAACGTTTGACGGCATCGACCAACAGTATGTGACGGCGCTGAATAAGAAGACGGGGGAAACGGTGTGGAAGACGAACCGTACCACGGACTATGGCGACCTGGATGCAGAAGGCCACCCGACGCGTGAGGGTGACATGCGGAAGGCGTATCATACGCCGAGCGTCTTCGACCTGGGCGGGGTGCAGACGCTGGTTTCTGTGGGATCACGCGCAGCTTTTGGTTATGCCGTGGATACGGGGAAGGAACTGTGGACGATCCGCCATGGGGGGTTCAATGCGGCGATCCGGCCACTGATTTACCAGAAGGTGCTGATCCTGAATACGGGCTCTGAAAGGGCGCATACCATCGGGGTTAAAATTGACGAGCAGATGAAGGGGGACATCACGGAAAGCCATGTGCTGTGGGACCGGGAGAAGCGCAATGCCAGCGAGGCCTGCCCGGTGCTGGTGAATGGGCTGCTGTTTCAGATCACGCGTGGCGGGATCGTAACATGCATGAATCCGCTGACGGGTGAGGATGTGTGGGAGGAGCGGCTGTCTGGGCAGCATCTGCCTAGCCCGATCGCGGCAGGGGACCGCCTGTATTTCAGCAATGACCGTGGTGATACGCGGGTGCTGGATGCGGGGCCTGCGTTCAAGATCCTGGCGGAGAATGTGCTGCCAGATGCGATGACGGCTGCGCCTGCTGTGGCGGAAGGTGCGCTTTTTATCCGCACGAAAAAGCAACTGTTTAAAATTGCACAACACTAA
- a CDS encoding tetratricopeptide repeat protein, translating to MQPSLRKKASKRSKDDQEAEFSRLFWAARKQQALRGRKVLAQDSASKAAMEFADAQGWAWAKGLIEASRLSQTGEFDKALKFVAETQSSVPERWQGLLQFVRGSASQGSGQYDEAIKAYREALEDAKLDQPGNTWHNLGNALGAKGDYDVAIKAYQKALDDPNYATPGNTWHNIGNALGAKGDYDEAIKAYQKALDDPNYATPGNTWHNIGNALGAKGDYDEAIKAYQKALDDPNYATPGDTWNNLGIALRDKGEHDEAIKAYRKALDDPNYATPGDTWNNLGIALRDKGEHDEAIKAYRKALDDPNYATPGNTWHNIGNALGDKVEHDEAIKAYRKALDDPNYATPGDTWNNLGNALGVKGEHDEAIKAYQKALDDPNFQMPAKAWTNLAQTYVDAGKLEEAESAYQKALTSTDTQGSDHARARHGLQILRSKIAPAALSSDDRAMMARPATGGDTAEIEEGIIAAINEAGDTQYDRYIKKADSGRDSTLSILRGWSSAVTLLEGSERRWRGGGYFLKWRGYGIVIDPGFDFLRNFHDAGYHGREIAAVVVSHNHPDHNSDLKHIDDLRYELYKRLASTNASGSKPYVLLWDEDTSTATKFGFDEPQHQHPPIVMGSGFPQPLDLGQHPAKIPLRITPFKVNHGTDVQHALGMMVELLDDKGETVLRIGYTADTAYFMDLHQHLSKCDVLIAHISQPSIEELRDASKLKDVHLGYRGTARLLKECKPKLALIGEFWAGFTDLRIPLVKGLRQLSGVKDVLPTGLAMHLRLPSLDIECTECKKPTPFAEVKVAPPTDKFGSLAYLCPGCTLG from the coding sequence ATGCAACCATCACTGCGGAAAAAGGCCTCGAAGCGCTCCAAGGATGATCAGGAGGCCGAGTTCAGCCGCCTCTTCTGGGCTGCCCGGAAGCAGCAGGCACTTCGCGGAAGAAAGGTGTTGGCACAGGATTCTGCATCCAAGGCGGCAATGGAATTTGCAGATGCTCAAGGTTGGGCGTGGGCAAAGGGTTTGATCGAAGCGAGCCGACTTAGTCAAACTGGCGAGTTCGACAAGGCTCTCAAGTTTGTTGCCGAGACGCAGTCCAGCGTGCCCGAGCGTTGGCAAGGATTGCTTCAGTTTGTTCGAGGCTCCGCTTCTCAAGGGAGTGGCCAGTACGACGAAGCAATCAAGGCCTACCGCGAAGCCCTCGAAGATGCTAAACTCGATCAACCTGGAAACACTTGGCACAACCTCGGAAACGCACTAGGAGCCAAAGGCGATTATGACGTGGCGATCAAGGCCTACCAAAAGGCTCTTGACGATCCGAACTATGCTACACCTGGAAACACTTGGCACAACATCGGAAACGCACTAGGAGCCAAAGGCGATTACGACGAGGCGATCAAGGCCTACCAAAAGGCTCTTGACGATCCGAACTATGCTACACCTGGAAACACTTGGCACAACATCGGAAACGCACTAGGAGCCAAAGGCGATTACGATGAGGCGATCAAGGCCTACCAAAAGGCTCTTGACGATCCGAACTACGCTACACCTGGAGACACTTGGAACAACCTCGGCATCGCACTACGAGACAAAGGCGAACACGACGAGGCGATCAAGGCCTACCGCAAGGCTCTTGACGATCCGAACTACGCTACACCTGGAGACACTTGGAACAACCTCGGCATCGCACTACGAGACAAAGGCGAACACGACGAGGCGATCAAGGCCTACCGCAAGGCTCTTGACGATCCAAACTATGCTACACCTGGGAACACTTGGCACAACATCGGCAACGCACTAGGAGACAAAGTCGAGCACGACGAGGCGATCAAGGCCTACCGCAAAGCTCTTGACGATCCCAACTACGCTACACCTGGAGACACTTGGAACAACCTCGGCAACGCACTAGGAGTCAAAGGCGAGCACGACGAGGCGATCAAGGCCTACCAAAAAGCTCTTGACGATCCGAACTTCCAAATGCCCGCAAAAGCGTGGACTAATCTTGCTCAGACGTATGTGGACGCGGGAAAACTGGAGGAAGCCGAAAGTGCCTACCAGAAAGCGCTAACGAGCACAGACACTCAAGGTAGTGATCACGCTCGCGCTCGCCACGGCTTGCAGATCTTGAGATCGAAGATCGCTCCTGCTGCGCTTTCTTCGGATGACCGTGCCATGATGGCAAGACCTGCGACAGGTGGTGATACGGCTGAAATCGAAGAGGGGATCATCGCGGCGATCAACGAAGCCGGAGATACGCAATACGACAGGTACATCAAGAAGGCTGATTCCGGGCGAGACAGCACGCTGAGCATTCTGCGTGGCTGGAGCAGTGCCGTCACCCTCCTTGAAGGCTCTGAGCGGCGCTGGCGCGGAGGAGGGTATTTCCTGAAGTGGCGCGGTTATGGAATCGTGATTGATCCTGGATTCGACTTTCTGCGAAACTTTCACGATGCCGGTTATCACGGGCGGGAAATCGCCGCTGTGGTGGTGAGCCACAATCATCCCGACCATAACAGCGACCTCAAGCACATCGACGACCTCCGCTATGAACTCTACAAACGCCTGGCTTCCACGAATGCATCTGGCAGCAAGCCCTACGTTTTGCTATGGGATGAAGATACGAGTACGGCGACAAAATTCGGGTTTGATGAGCCGCAGCATCAGCACCCGCCGATCGTCATGGGAAGCGGGTTTCCGCAGCCGCTCGATTTAGGCCAGCACCCCGCAAAGATCCCGCTGCGCATCACTCCCTTTAAGGTCAACCACGGGACTGACGTACAACACGCCCTGGGAATGATGGTGGAATTGCTCGACGATAAAGGCGAAACGGTCTTACGGATCGGCTACACAGCGGATACCGCTTACTTTATGGACCTGCACCAGCATCTTTCCAAGTGCGATGTTTTGATCGCACACATTAGCCAGCCAAGCATCGAAGAGCTTCGAGATGCCTCGAAACTCAAAGACGTCCATCTGGGCTATCGCGGCACGGCGCGGTTGCTGAAGGAATGCAAGCCGAAGCTGGCACTCATCGGTGAATTCTGGGCGGGATTTACGGACTTGCGCATTCCCTTGGTCAAGGGTTTGCGCCAACTGTCCGGCGTGAAGGACGTACTGCCTACGGGCCTTGCGATGCACCTCCGGTTGCCGTCCTTGGACATCGAATGCACCGAGTGTAAAAAGCCGACACCATTTGCGGAGGTCAAGGTGGCTCCTCCAACCGATAAGTTCGGCAGCCTGGCTTATCTTTGTCCGGGCTGCACGCTCGGATAG
- a CDS encoding arylesterase yields the protein MKWLVFGLLMAASFGGKATLLAQAAGEGKKRIVILGDSITAGYGLERDEAYPALLQKKADAEGLAYEVVNAGVSGDTTAGGLRRIDWALGQRGADVLVIALGGNDGLRGVSPEQTEKNLVGIIAKARAKNPAMKILIAGMQMPDNLGPKYVESFKMIFPKVAETEKTELLPFLLEGVGGDEKLNQADRIHPTAEGQRKIAELVWAKVRGML from the coding sequence ATGAAATGGCTGGTGTTCGGACTGCTGATGGCCGCATCATTCGGCGGAAAAGCTACGCTGCTGGCGCAAGCCGCAGGCGAAGGAAAGAAAAGAATCGTCATTCTGGGCGACAGCATCACCGCCGGCTACGGGCTGGAGCGTGACGAGGCCTATCCCGCCCTGCTGCAAAAGAAAGCCGATGCCGAGGGCCTGGCCTATGAAGTGGTGAATGCCGGCGTCAGCGGCGACACCACAGCGGGCGGCTTAAGACGGATCGACTGGGCGCTGGGCCAGCGCGGTGCGGACGTGCTGGTCATCGCCCTGGGCGGCAACGACGGCCTGCGCGGAGTGTCACCGGAGCAGACCGAAAAGAATCTGGTGGGCATCATCGCCAAAGCTCGCGCCAAGAACCCCGCCATGAAGATCCTCATCGCCGGCATGCAAATGCCCGACAACCTCGGCCCCAAGTACGTCGAGTCCTTCAAGATGATATTTCCGAAAGTGGCGGAGACCGAGAAGACGGAATTGCTCCCCTTCCTGCTCGAAGGCGTCGGCGGCGATGAGAAGCTGAATCAGGCGGACCGGATTCATCCGACGGCGGAGGGGCAGCGGAAGATCGCTGAGCTGGTTTGGGCGAAGGTGAGAGGGATGTTGTAG